In Syntrophorhabdaceae bacterium, a genomic segment contains:
- a CDS encoding XRE family transcriptional regulator, with the protein MVSKRDTVSVTVDAARNAVDEKKIIDNIKMARVEQKKSLDQLAKLTGLTKGYLSKIENANKLPPFSTLVKVAAALKIDVTQLISGDSDGREDIVKISVVRASERQKIEADGILSGYQYEQLAHKKAGKNMEPYIIVPSFSAEAVFSHEGEEFMYVLEGTHEFIYGEEKYILKTGDSIYFDSEVRHGGRSIGPKKAKILAVLYSYRRM; encoded by the coding sequence GTGGTTTCCAAAAGAGATACGGTATCGGTGACGGTGGATGCTGCAAGAAACGCCGTGGACGAGAAGAAGATCATCGATAACATCAAAATGGCAAGGGTCGAACAAAAAAAGTCTCTCGATCAGCTCGCAAAGCTCACAGGGCTCACCAAAGGTTACCTCTCCAAGATCGAGAATGCCAACAAGCTGCCGCCTTTTTCGACCCTTGTAAAAGTAGCTGCCGCCCTGAAGATCGACGTTACCCAACTCATATCGGGGGACTCCGATGGCCGGGAGGATATTGTAAAAATAAGCGTCGTTCGAGCTTCCGAGAGACAAAAGATCGAGGCAGACGGGATACTTTCCGGCTACCAATATGAGCAGCTTGCCCACAAAAAAGCGGGAAAGAATATGGAGCCTTACATAATCGTACCGTCCTTCTCAGCTGAAGCGGTCTTTTCACATGAAGGCGAAGAGTTCATGTATGTGCTTGAAGGAACACACGAGTTTATATACGGAGAAGAGAAGTATATCCTTAAGACGGGTGACAGCATTTATTTCGATTCCGAAGTGCGCCACGGCGGCCGGAGCATAGGACCGAAAAAGGCCAAAATCCTCGCCGTACTGTACTCTTACAGGAGGATGTGA
- a CDS encoding archease codes for MAERTGLFAKYRITDHVADVGLTIYGNSYEDLFAHGAYALFSLLTDLRRVRRIEKRKFSLFSGPDALIHFLNELLFLWDTERFIAKSTRVTKDGQGQLYAIAEGELYDPSRHFVKKEVKAVTYHEFSIKTGEHGYEARLVLDL; via the coding sequence TTGGCAGAGAGAACCGGACTATTTGCGAAGTACAGAATAACGGACCATGTGGCTGACGTGGGGCTCACAATCTATGGTAATTCCTATGAAGACCTGTTCGCCCACGGCGCCTACGCGCTGTTTTCACTTCTCACGGACCTGAGGCGGGTCCGTAGGATTGAGAAGAGGAAATTTTCACTCTTCTCCGGCCCGGATGCCCTTATCCACTTTCTCAATGAATTACTCTTTCTGTGGGACACTGAGCGGTTCATCGCGAAATCGACGCGGGTGACAAAAGATGGACAGGGGCAACTTTACGCAATCGCAGAGGGCGAGCTCTACGATCCTTCTAGGCATTTCGTGAAGAAAGAAGTCAAGGCCGTCACCTACCATGAATTTTCCATCAAGACAGGCGAGCACGGGTATGAGGCACGGCTCGTGCTGGACCTGTGA
- the pyrF gene encoding orotidine-5'-phosphate decarboxylase, with the protein MDPKEKIILALDVEHFEEAQRLVLEFREHVGMFKVGKQLFTHCGPKIVDFIKLKGSKVFLDLKYHDIPNTVSKACIEAVKLGVDMLNVHASGGFTMMKEARTALHDAAAQLNLPRPKIIAVTVLTSLDDEELKRIGMELSAHDLTKKLALLAKEAGLDGVVASGQDIEMIRESCGADFIVVTPGVRADGKKDDQKRTITPGEAVARGATYIVLGRTVTAGDNPRELLARISKDMGDAASH; encoded by the coding sequence ATGGACCCTAAAGAGAAAATCATTCTTGCCCTTGATGTGGAGCATTTTGAAGAGGCCCAGCGGCTCGTGCTTGAATTCAGGGAGCATGTGGGGATGTTTAAGGTGGGCAAGCAGCTTTTTACCCACTGTGGACCTAAGATCGTCGATTTTATCAAGCTGAAGGGATCGAAGGTCTTCCTCGACCTGAAGTACCACGATATTCCCAATACTGTCTCCAAGGCCTGTATCGAGGCGGTGAAGCTCGGCGTCGACATGCTCAATGTCCATGCCTCCGGGGGTTTTACCATGATGAAAGAGGCCCGTACTGCCCTTCATGACGCGGCGGCTCAGCTGAACCTGCCGCGGCCTAAGATCATCGCGGTCACGGTGCTCACCAGTCTCGATGACGAGGAGCTGAAACGGATCGGCATGGAGCTGTCGGCCCATGACCTTACGAAGAAACTGGCCCTCCTTGCGAAAGAGGCGGGGCTCGACGGGGTGGTGGCGAGCGGTCAGGATATCGAGATGATACGGGAATCGTGCGGAGCCGATTTCATCGTCGTCACGCCGGGAGTGAGGGCGGACGGCAAGAAGGACGATCAGAAAAGGACGATTACCCCCGGCGAGGCCGTGGCCAGGGGGGCGACCTACATCGTCCTCGGCAGGACGGTTACCGCGGGAGACAACCCCAGGGAGCTCCTGGCGCGGATCAGCAAGGATATGGGCGATGCCGCTTCTCACTGA
- a CDS encoding YheU family protein, translated as MLNDMAIHLIPIDKLSPEALRGVIEEFMFRDGTDYGEMEASRETKFQQLKKKLETGKAVLVFDDEAETTNIFSADNPVLRKIKASE; from the coding sequence ATGTTAAACGATATGGCCATCCACCTCATTCCCATCGATAAACTGAGTCCTGAAGCCTTGCGAGGCGTGATTGAAGAGTTCATGTTCAGGGACGGCACCGATTACGGTGAGATGGAGGCATCGAGGGAGACGAAATTTCAGCAACTGAAGAAGAAGCTGGAAACGGGCAAGGCAGTTCTCGTGTTTGACGATGAGGCCGAGACTACCAATATATTTTCAGCCGATAACCCTGTCTTAAGAAAAATCAAAGCATCGGAGTAA
- a CDS encoding RtcB family protein: MKGEGPRVKRLDPNRCIVERHGEMKTEGLVFLDEELLGVLGTDESIKQVENVACLPGIVGRSMAMPDIHWGYGFPIGGVAAFDVAEGVVSPGGVGYDINCGVRLIRSTLTAKEISPKIVEVMEGLHRNIPSGVGSRRKDLSLSKEELKKVLLKGAAWAVGRGFGTKNDLLFIEDEGRFAAADPEQVSDRAYERGKDQLGTLGSGNHFIEIGVIEEIYDAAAAQAFGLFKGNITIMIHTGSRGLGYQVCDDYIREMIKASVRYGIHLPDRQLCAAPVESPEGRAYLAAMAAAANYAFANRQIITHWVRETFETLFGASWEKLGLSLVYDVCHNTAKIESHQVEKKMRSLCVHRKGATRAFGPGHPTLPGQYRHTGQPVLIPGDMGRASYVLAGTAGAMEETFGSACHGAGRVMSRSQAIKKAKGRSIQKEMESRGIHVRTASRETLAEEMPEAYKDVSKVVRVIHNAGISKLVAKIRPLGCVKG; this comes from the coding sequence ATGAAAGGAGAAGGACCCCGCGTAAAAAGACTCGACCCGAACCGGTGCATCGTGGAGAGGCACGGTGAGATGAAAACGGAGGGCCTCGTCTTTCTGGATGAGGAGCTTCTTGGCGTCCTCGGGACGGATGAGAGCATAAAACAGGTAGAGAACGTGGCATGCCTGCCCGGCATTGTGGGCAGGTCCATGGCCATGCCGGACATCCACTGGGGCTACGGCTTCCCAATAGGCGGCGTCGCTGCCTTCGATGTTGCAGAAGGGGTAGTCTCGCCCGGAGGCGTGGGATACGACATAAACTGCGGCGTCCGGCTTATCCGCTCCACCCTTACCGCGAAAGAGATTTCCCCGAAAATCGTCGAGGTCATGGAGGGGCTCCACCGCAATATCCCGAGCGGCGTGGGCTCGAGAAGAAAGGACCTCTCCTTGTCGAAGGAGGAGCTGAAGAAGGTGCTTCTCAAGGGAGCGGCCTGGGCAGTGGGCCGTGGATTCGGGACAAAGAACGACCTTCTTTTCATTGAAGACGAGGGGCGCTTCGCTGCCGCAGACCCGGAGCAGGTATCGGACAGGGCATACGAGAGGGGCAAGGACCAGCTCGGCACTCTCGGCAGCGGCAACCATTTTATAGAGATAGGCGTGATCGAGGAGATCTATGACGCCGCAGCGGCTCAGGCCTTCGGCCTCTTTAAAGGCAACATCACGATCATGATTCACACCGGCTCCCGCGGCCTGGGCTATCAGGTCTGCGACGACTATATCCGGGAAATGATAAAGGCCTCGGTTCGCTACGGCATTCACCTACCCGACCGGCAGCTCTGCGCGGCCCCCGTGGAATCCCCCGAAGGCAGGGCCTATCTCGCGGCCATGGCCGCCGCGGCAAATTATGCCTTTGCCAACCGCCAGATCATCACCCATTGGGTGCGGGAAACTTTCGAAACCCTTTTCGGCGCAAGCTGGGAGAAGCTGGGCCTGAGCCTCGTCTACGATGTCTGCCATAATACGGCAAAAATAGAAAGCCACCAGGTGGAGAAGAAGATGCGGAGCCTCTGCGTTCACCGGAAAGGCGCGACCAGGGCCTTCGGTCCCGGCCACCCCACCCTCCCGGGCCAATACCGTCACACAGGACAGCCGGTGCTCATACCCGGAGACATGGGAAGGGCTTCATACGTGCTCGCAGGCACCGCAGGGGCCATGGAAGAGACCTTCGGAAGCGCCTGCCACGGCGCGGGCCGGGTAATGAGCCGTTCCCAGGCGATCAAAAAGGCAAAAGGAAGGTCTATACAAAAAGAGATGGAGTCCCGCGGCATCCACGTAAGGACCGCAAGCAGGGAGACCCTGGCCGAAGAAATGCCCGAAGCCTATAAAGACGTCTCGAAAGTAGTCCGGGTAATCCACAACGCGGGAATATCGAAGCTCGTGGCAAAGATAAGGCCTTTGGGGTGCGTAAAAGGATGA
- a CDS encoding RNA methyltransferase, producing MPLLTEKKAILLALTERPRTVRKLTIEKGYERLSEEIIKEAKKEGISFKVLPKEVFSKQMRGEKCHVCLETDEFSYTDQDLFIKELGSVANPLLCAFDGIYDPQNLGNILRTSACFEGNGLIMPKENSCGVTEAAARVASGALSFAKIVRVTNLARYLEEIKKTGIFCWGLDEGGSVPIWDADLTGSVCLVFGRESGLRRLTREKCDGILRIPTAGKFSSLNLATSVAASFYEVRRQRARASR from the coding sequence ATGCCGCTTCTCACTGAAAAGAAGGCCATCCTCCTCGCCCTCACCGAACGTCCCCGCACGGTCCGGAAACTCACGATAGAAAAAGGCTATGAGAGGCTTTCGGAAGAGATTATAAAAGAAGCGAAGAAAGAAGGGATCTCCTTTAAAGTTCTTCCCAAGGAGGTATTCTCCAAGCAGATGAGGGGCGAGAAATGCCATGTCTGTTTAGAGACGGACGAATTCTCCTATACGGACCAGGACCTCTTTATAAAGGAACTCGGCTCTGTCGCCAACCCTCTCCTATGCGCTTTCGACGGCATCTATGATCCCCAGAACCTGGGGAACATCCTGAGGACCTCGGCCTGCTTCGAGGGAAACGGCCTTATCATGCCCAAAGAGAATTCCTGCGGCGTCACCGAAGCGGCGGCAAGGGTCGCCAGCGGCGCGCTCAGTTTCGCGAAGATCGTGAGGGTCACCAACCTCGCCCGTTATCTCGAGGAGATAAAGAAGACGGGCATTTTCTGCTGGGGACTCGACGAAGGGGGCTCCGTTCCTATCTGGGATGCGGACCTAACCGGCAGCGTCTGCCTCGTCTTCGGCAGGGAGAGCGGTCTCAGGAGGCTCACCAGGGAAAAATGCGACGGGATCCTCCGGATCCCTACGGCCGGGAAATTCAGCTCCCTCAATCTCGCCACGTCGGTCGCCGCTTCCTTTTATGAGGTGCGAAGGCAAAGGGCGCGAGCCAGCCGTTGA
- a CDS encoding MFS transporter — translation MGKDFQTKTAVSWALYDWANSAYATTVMAGFFPIFFKEYWSAGANVNLSTFHLGTANSFASITVAILAPILGFMADRGGAKKKFLFFFLALGVLATGALGFIGKGEWGAAAACYALATIGFAGGNVFYDSLIVSVAGKNKMDFVSALGYSLGYLGGGTLFALNVWMALSPGTFGLADSAAAMKLAFVAVAIWWSFFSIPLFLFVPEPAGKGGKKGFGAIAAGFKQIGSAFQEIRRVRVVFLFLIGYWLYIDGVDTIVLMAVDYGMSLGFAPATLIKALLITQFVGFPAAIAFGKIGEKLGTKTGIFIGLAVYVIVAIWGFFMNEESEFYALAVAIGLVQGGVQSLSRSFYAKLIPQESAAEFFGFYNMLGKFAAVIGPFLMGWVSVISGNARYSILAVVFLFVAGAAVLARVRT, via the coding sequence ATGGGCAAGGACTTTCAGACGAAAACCGCGGTCTCCTGGGCTCTTTACGACTGGGCCAATTCCGCGTATGCGACCACCGTCATGGCCGGTTTTTTCCCCATTTTTTTTAAGGAATACTGGAGCGCAGGGGCCAACGTCAATCTCTCCACCTTTCATCTCGGTACGGCCAACTCCTTCGCAAGCATCACCGTAGCGATACTCGCGCCTATTCTCGGCTTTATGGCCGACCGGGGCGGGGCCAAGAAGAAGTTCCTCTTCTTCTTTCTTGCCCTGGGTGTTCTCGCAACCGGCGCGCTGGGCTTCATCGGGAAGGGCGAGTGGGGCGCGGCTGCGGCGTGCTATGCCCTTGCTACTATAGGTTTTGCAGGGGGCAATGTCTTTTATGATTCTTTGATCGTCAGCGTCGCCGGAAAAAATAAAATGGATTTTGTCTCTGCCCTTGGGTACTCCCTCGGCTACCTCGGAGGAGGGACCCTGTTTGCCCTCAACGTCTGGATGGCCCTGAGCCCCGGCACATTCGGGCTTGCCGATTCCGCCGCAGCCATGAAGCTCGCTTTTGTCGCGGTGGCGATCTGGTGGTCCTTTTTCTCCATTCCCCTCTTTCTCTTTGTCCCCGAACCCGCGGGAAAAGGCGGTAAAAAGGGCTTCGGTGCGATTGCGGCAGGTTTTAAGCAGATAGGCTCCGCCTTTCAGGAAATCCGCAGGGTGCGGGTGGTCTTCCTCTTTCTTATCGGTTACTGGCTCTATATCGACGGGGTGGACACGATCGTGCTCATGGCGGTCGATTACGGCATGTCCCTGGGGTTTGCGCCTGCCACCCTTATCAAGGCGCTCCTCATCACCCAGTTCGTCGGCTTCCCCGCCGCCATCGCCTTCGGCAAGATCGGCGAGAAGCTCGGCACGAAAACAGGGATCTTCATCGGCCTGGCTGTATACGTAATCGTCGCCATATGGGGCTTCTTCATGAACGAGGAGTCTGAGTTCTATGCCCTCGCAGTGGCCATCGGCCTCGTCCAGGGAGGCGTCCAGTCCCTGAGCCGGTCCTTTTACGCGAAGCTCATCCCCCAGGAGAGCGCGGCAGAGTTCTTCGGCTTCTACAACATGCTCGGAAAATTCGCCGCCGTGATAGGCCCCTTCCTTATGGGCTGGGTGAGCGTCATCTCAGGCAACGCCCGGTATTCGATACTGGCGGTAGTATTCCTTTTCGTGGCCGGCGCCGCGGTGCTCGCCCGGGTACGCACCTAG
- a CDS encoding SGNH/GDSL hydrolase family protein: MKWRRWIQNSLLLLASLILAVLMMEGLLRAVPTWFTDYRSNIRYIPDKTVGFKLKPDQSVCAASTCFKICPVVTNSLGFRDKEPLHDRYDIAVLGDSYMEAAQVPEDLYAARLIERILNVNVLSRSVGGYGTINEFYAYKEYMAKYRPRVVLLFFCGNDSDDNSCATSASKGSLCADMTAQGRVVITPSNSRLMEFKEQMRMSCRTCYGAAKLWVTLKTAFIDRRSGNSNPVRPVTEKPVPGSVRSEGTLSGNWVITEYFLGKLNEEVKKNGGVLVVVPVAYPMGHLDEICRKNGISLLSIHEEFGRYAADFNLPEPYFGYRCDGHWNPLAHFLAANAVSKFLLEQNLVEGKDRSRTLALADANLRTDPMHILGEDGYSQIYRGGFYKGKSRIPEIMADENRILRRP, translated from the coding sequence ATGAAGTGGAGGAGATGGATCCAGAACAGCCTCCTCCTTTTGGCTTCCCTGATTTTGGCGGTCCTCATGATGGAAGGCTTGTTGAGGGCAGTGCCGACCTGGTTTACCGACTACCGTTCCAACATAAGGTATATCCCGGATAAGACGGTAGGTTTTAAGCTGAAGCCGGACCAGAGCGTATGCGCTGCGTCCACGTGTTTCAAGATCTGTCCCGTGGTTACGAACTCTCTCGGCTTCAGAGATAAGGAGCCCCTTCACGACCGATATGACATCGCGGTTCTCGGCGACTCCTATATGGAGGCAGCCCAGGTCCCCGAGGACCTGTACGCCGCCAGACTCATCGAAAGAATACTCAATGTGAACGTCCTCTCCCGCTCGGTAGGCGGATATGGCACCATTAATGAATTCTATGCCTACAAAGAGTACATGGCAAAGTACCGGCCCCGTGTTGTCCTGCTTTTTTTCTGCGGGAATGATAGTGACGACAACAGCTGCGCGACCTCGGCATCGAAGGGTTCGTTGTGTGCGGACATGACGGCCCAGGGCCGGGTCGTAATAACGCCCTCCAACAGCAGGCTGATGGAATTTAAAGAACAGATGCGCATGTCGTGCAGGACATGCTATGGGGCGGCAAAACTTTGGGTCACCCTGAAAACAGCTTTTATTGACCGTAGGTCGGGGAATTCAAATCCTGTCCGCCCCGTCACTGAAAAACCTGTCCCCGGATCCGTCCGGAGTGAAGGCACTCTATCCGGAAACTGGGTAATAACAGAATATTTTCTCGGCAAATTAAATGAGGAGGTCAAAAAAAACGGGGGGGTACTGGTAGTGGTGCCTGTTGCCTATCCGATGGGACACCTTGACGAGATCTGCCGGAAGAATGGGATAAGCCTGCTTTCCATCCATGAAGAATTTGGAAGATATGCGGCAGATTTCAATTTGCCCGAACCCTATTTCGGTTATCGATGTGACGGCCACTGGAATCCTTTGGCTCATTTCCTTGCGGCCAACGCGGTATCGAAATTCCTCCTTGAACAGAATCTGGTCGAAGGGAAAGACAGGTCCCGGACCCTTGCCCTGGCCGATGCGAACCTGCGCACAGATCCAATGCATATCCTGGGGGAAGACGGATATTCCCAGATTTACAGGGGAGGTTTCTATAAAGGGAAATCGCGCATACCCGAAATCATGGCCGACGAAAACCGGATTTTGCGCCGCCCGTAG
- a CDS encoding SDR family NAD(P)-dependent oxidoreductase, whose protein sequence is MRLKDKVAIITGGGTGIGKAIAKVFSNEGAIVVVAGRTVSHLETTCNEIKGEGGKAAFVKTDVSIERDAINLIAETIRLFSKVDILVNNHGIAGPTIKVADMELDKWNETLAINLTGSMLCAREALRHMIPSKRGSIINVVSEAGRSGDGRSGYPFRSAYCSAKMGEIGLTETLSVEVGEYGIRVNAVSPGPIQGERIFNVVRRRVEATGASFDEIMKELASNCSLKRLATEEETAAVALFLASDESSGVTGQTIPVSGGQHITF, encoded by the coding sequence ATGAGGCTTAAAGACAAGGTAGCCATCATTACCGGCGGGGGGACAGGCATCGGTAAAGCCATAGCGAAGGTTTTTTCAAACGAGGGTGCTATCGTTGTTGTTGCAGGCAGGACAGTTTCTCACCTCGAGACTACGTGCAATGAGATAAAGGGTGAAGGTGGGAAAGCCGCCTTCGTGAAGACCGATGTTTCAATAGAGCGGGACGCGATCAATCTCATTGCGGAAACCATCCGTCTTTTCAGTAAAGTGGACATACTGGTCAACAACCACGGTATTGCGGGCCCTACGATCAAGGTCGCGGACATGGAGCTCGATAAATGGAACGAGACCCTCGCCATTAATTTGACGGGGAGCATGCTTTGCGCCAGAGAGGCATTACGGCACATGATCCCGAGTAAGAGGGGGAGCATCATTAACGTCGTCTCCGAGGCCGGAAGGTCCGGCGACGGGAGGTCGGGGTACCCTTTCCGGAGCGCCTATTGTTCCGCGAAAATGGGTGAAATAGGACTCACGGAAACCCTTTCCGTCGAAGTCGGTGAATACGGGATCAGGGTCAATGCCGTAAGCCCGGGACCGATACAGGGAGAGAGGATCTTCAATGTGGTCAGAAGAAGGGTCGAGGCAACAGGGGCGTCTTTTGACGAGATCATGAAAGAGCTCGCATCCAACTGTTCCCTGAAGAGGCTTGCCACCGAGGAGGAAACGGCCGCGGTAGCCCTTTTTCTCGCCTCCGACGAATCGAGCGGCGTTACTGGGCAGACCATTCCCGTGAGCGGCGGACAGCATATAACATTCTGA
- a CDS encoding MaoC/PaaZ C-terminal domain-containing protein — MALIPREMMFDDIHEGDEFLTEDRTVREADVVEFAHLSGDNHPEHLDEAYGKASIYGERIAHGLLITSMVTGQVNQTGLLERLTIGVMDMNIKFLKAVKFNDTIRTVARITGKRITRNPERGIIKIGVVVSNQHNEQVLGAEWTVLVKVIPSQKS, encoded by the coding sequence ATGGCATTAATACCTAGAGAGATGATGTTCGACGATATTCACGAGGGGGATGAGTTCCTCACCGAGGATAGGACAGTGAGGGAAGCAGATGTGGTGGAATTTGCCCATCTCTCGGGTGATAATCATCCCGAGCATCTCGATGAAGCGTACGGAAAGGCGTCTATCTACGGCGAACGCATAGCCCACGGGCTTCTCATTACGAGCATGGTGACCGGTCAGGTCAATCAGACGGGCCTTCTGGAAAGGTTGACTATCGGTGTTATGGACATGAATATAAAGTTTCTGAAAGCAGTGAAGTTCAATGACACCATCCGCACCGTGGCACGCATCACCGGAAAACGAATCACGCGAAATCCTGAACGGGGAATCATAAAGATCGGCGTGGTAGTGTCCAACCAGCACAACGAACAGGTCCTCGGGGCTGAATGGACCGTCCTGGTAAAGGTGATTCCGTCGCAGAAGAGTTAA
- a CDS encoding AMP-binding protein, whose amino-acid sequence MKNSPLFILFQESARFIFKAYFRLVHRVRIEGMENVPATFEKLIVISNHASLIDGLLIWTYLKLPFRIIVDRTAAQKPLYKPFMQNRYTVQVDSMSPYGLKEVIRRVRDGIPLLIFPEGRRTLTGSVMKIYEGTGFAALRTGAPILPIYLGGVYRTIYAPAHKGRRLFPPISMSVGKLREPLVLDHFPQRERKAEAARQIYRMLSEVGVEARNKPDTLGCSFVRLCKANGPRPLFNDSTAKKVTNRKALIGAFVLGGHLSRGTDRHIGVMLPNLTVTALILMGLQIYRKVPTLLNYSSGPAALRHAMDLADLTTVVTARQLLTRVKLPEELFQGRKVIYLEDLPGEIGTGAKMGGMIHALFPGRYGRMMPQEHKETACILFTSGSEGVPKGVCLSHENIITNVYQALSRIDVRQDDHFLNALPLFHSFGLTAGLIIPIFAGVRSFLYVNPLHYRIVPEIAYQEKCTILMGTNTFLNGYAKRANPYDFYSMRYIFSGAEALTDAVFDRYAKTYGIRVMAGYGATECSPIVSIASALEHEYGTVGKPLPGIECKLLPVEGIDTKNGTVGKLYVRGKNVMKGYLKNEKANHKYLVEDEGWYDTGDIVEITEKGFLKIAGRLKRFAKISGEMVSLTALEEALAGAFGERKEVVVMAVSDEHKGEKLILVTNNPQAELKAAREVLKSKGFSDLASPRDIRVIKELPKLGTGKVDYVKLKAAMEEEKG is encoded by the coding sequence TTGAAGAACTCGCCCCTTTTCATTCTCTTTCAGGAATCGGCGCGTTTCATCTTCAAGGCTTATTTCCGCCTCGTCCACAGGGTACGGATCGAGGGCATGGAGAACGTGCCCGCCACATTCGAGAAGCTCATCGTCATCTCCAACCATGCCTCCCTTATAGACGGCCTTCTCATATGGACCTACCTGAAGCTCCCTTTCAGGATCATCGTAGACCGCACGGCAGCCCAAAAACCCCTTTACAAGCCCTTCATGCAGAACCGCTACACGGTGCAGGTCGATTCCATGAGCCCCTATGGACTCAAGGAAGTGATACGGAGGGTGAGGGACGGAATCCCCCTGCTTATCTTTCCCGAAGGCCGCAGGACCCTTACGGGAAGCGTCATGAAGATTTACGAAGGCACGGGCTTTGCCGCCCTGCGCACAGGAGCGCCCATTCTCCCTATATACCTTGGCGGTGTCTACCGGACGATCTATGCGCCCGCCCATAAGGGAAGAAGACTCTTCCCGCCCATATCGATGAGCGTGGGAAAGCTCCGGGAACCCCTCGTCCTCGACCACTTCCCTCAGAGGGAGCGAAAGGCGGAAGCCGCGAGACAGATCTACCGCATGCTCTCCGAGGTCGGTGTAGAGGCCCGCAATAAACCCGATACGTTGGGCTGCAGCTTTGTCCGGCTCTGCAAGGCGAACGGGCCGAGGCCCCTTTTCAACGACTCCACGGCGAAGAAGGTGACCAACCGGAAGGCCCTGATCGGCGCCTTCGTCCTGGGGGGCCATCTTTCCCGGGGGACCGACCGGCATATCGGGGTCATGCTCCCCAACCTTACGGTCACGGCGCTCATTTTAATGGGTCTTCAGATCTACCGCAAAGTACCCACCCTCCTCAATTATTCGAGCGGTCCCGCGGCCCTGCGGCATGCCATGGATCTCGCCGATCTCACCACCGTGGTCACGGCGCGCCAACTCCTCACACGGGTGAAGCTCCCCGAGGAGCTGTTTCAAGGACGCAAGGTAATTTATCTCGAGGATCTGCCGGGAGAGATCGGGACAGGGGCAAAGATGGGGGGCATGATCCACGCCCTCTTTCCCGGCCGATACGGCCGCATGATGCCGCAAGAGCACAAGGAGACTGCCTGCATCCTCTTCACCTCGGGCTCCGAAGGCGTGCCAAAAGGCGTCTGCCTCTCCCACGAGAATATCATCACCAACGTCTATCAGGCCCTCTCCCGCATCGACGTGAGGCAGGACGACCATTTCCTGAACGCCCTCCCCCTCTTCCACAGCTTCGGCCTCACCGCCGGGCTGATCATCCCCATCTTCGCGGGGGTCCGCTCCTTCCTCTACGTGAATCCCCTCCATTACCGCATCGTCCCCGAAATCGCCTACCAGGAAAAATGCACCATCCTCATGGGGACCAATACGTTCTTGAACGGCTACGCGAAACGGGCGAACCCCTACGACTTCTATTCCATGCGCTACATCTTCTCCGGCGCCGAGGCCCTGACCGACGCCGTATTCGACCGGTATGCAAAAACCTATGGAATAAGGGTCATGGCAGGTTATGGGGCAACCGAGTGCTCTCCCATCGTAAGCATCGCGAGCGCCCTGGAACACGAATACGGCACGGTGGGTAAGCCCCTGCCAGGCATCGAGTGCAAGCTCCTCCCGGTGGAAGGGATCGACACGAAAAACGGCACCGTGGGCAAGCTCTATGTCAGGGGAAAGAACGTGATGAAGGGCTACCTCAAGAACGAGAAGGCGAACCACAAGTACCTCGTTGAAGATGAGGGCTGGTACGACACGGGAGACATCGTAGAGATCACGGAAAAAGGCTTTTTGAAGATCGCCGGCAGGCTCAAGCGCTTCGCCAAGATAAGCGGCGAAATGGTGTCGCTCACCGCCCTGGAAGAGGCCCTGGCCGGAGCATTCGGCGAGCGCAAAGAAGTAGTCGTCATGGCAGTCTCCGACGAGCACAAAGGCGAGAAGCTGATCCTCGTAACCAACAACCCCCAGGCAGAGCTGAAAGCAGCCCGGGAAGTCCTGAAATCAAAAGGCTTCTCCGACCTCGCCTCCCCCCGGGACATCCGAGTCATAAAAGAACTGCCGAAGCTAGGCACCGGCAAAGTAGATTACGTAAAGCTGAAGGCCGCGATGGAAGAAGAAAAGGGTTAA
- a CDS encoding DUF2277 domain-containing protein: protein MCRNIRPLYNFDPPSTDEEIHAAALQFVRKISGYQKPSAANKPAFDSAVDEVARISSTLLSSLVTTAPPRKRDVDRARRHHQEEREHSKI from the coding sequence ATGTGCAGAAACATCAGGCCCTTATATAACTTCGACCCGCCGAGCACGGATGAAGAGATCCATGCGGCGGCCCTGCAGTTCGTACGGAAGATCAGCGGGTATCAAAAGCCTTCCGCTGCAAACAAACCGGCATTCGACAGCGCGGTCGACGAAGTGGCAAGGATTTCCTCCACACTGCTCAGCTCACTGGTAACCACCGCGCCGCCGAGAAAGCGTGATGTCGACAGGGCCCGGCGCCATCACCAGGAAGAAAGAGAGCACTCAAAGATTTAA